A window of the Candidatus Nitrosotalea okcheonensis genome harbors these coding sequences:
- the argC gene encoding N-acetyl-gamma-glutamyl-phosphate reductase gives MKVGVVGASGYVGGEILRLLVSHPHAEISMVTSRQYVGEYISRIQPSLKGFTDLTFSELDYDKLTDKCDLVFTAVPHGTAVDIVKALYDRGMKVIDLSADYRLHNPADYDKWYGWQHPHPELLEKSVFGVPELHREEIKKSQIVSCPGCMAVTSILGLYPLIKKNIIDTEHIVVDSKIGSSGAGAGTVSGTHHAMRSGVIRPYKPAKHRHTGEIEQELSQAAGTKIKVSMSPHAVDIVRGILCTNHVFLKQPVTEMDLWKMYREQYQNEKFVRLIRDKKGFYKFPDPKFVVGSNFCDVGFDIDEDNNRLVVLSASDNLMKGAAGSAIQNMNVMAGFNEMEGIAYTPLTPV, from the coding sequence ATGAAAGTAGGTGTAGTAGGGGCATCAGGGTATGTCGGCGGAGAAATTCTTAGACTACTTGTAAGCCACCCACATGCAGAAATTTCAATGGTAACTTCAAGACAATATGTTGGAGAGTATATTTCCAGAATCCAACCAAGTTTGAAGGGATTTACAGACTTGACATTTTCAGAACTTGATTATGATAAACTAACAGACAAGTGTGATCTGGTGTTTACTGCAGTACCACATGGAACTGCAGTAGATATTGTAAAAGCACTCTATGACAGAGGAATGAAAGTAATTGATCTTAGTGCAGACTATAGATTGCACAATCCTGCAGATTATGACAAGTGGTACGGTTGGCAGCATCCACATCCAGAATTGCTAGAAAAATCAGTCTTTGGAGTACCAGAACTTCATAGAGAAGAGATAAAAAAATCACAGATTGTATCATGTCCAGGATGTATGGCAGTAACATCAATTCTTGGATTATATCCATTGATCAAAAAGAACATTATCGATACAGAACACATTGTGGTTGATTCAAAAATCGGTTCATCTGGTGCAGGTGCAGGAACTGTTTCAGGTACACACCATGCAATGAGATCAGGTGTAATCAGACCATACAAACCAGCAAAACACAGACATACAGGAGAAATAGAGCAAGAGCTAAGCCAAGCAGCTGGAACCAAGATCAAGGTATCAATGAGCCCACATGCAGTAGACATTGTAAGAGGAATTCTTTGTACAAACCACGTCTTTCTTAAGCAACCAGTAACTGAAATGGATCTGTGGAAGATGTATCGTGAACAATATCAAAATGAAAAATTCGTCAGATTAATCCGTGACAAGAAAGGATTTTACAAATTCCCAGATCCAAAGTTTGTTGTCGGTTCAAACTTTTGTGATGTGGGATTTGATATTGATGAAGACAACAACAGACTGGTAGTTCTTTCAGCATCAGATAACCTCATGAAGGGTGCAGCAGGCTCTGCCATCCAAAACATGAATGTCATGGCAGGATTCAACGAGATGGAAGGAATCGCATATACTCCGCTAACTCCTGTGTAA
- a CDS encoding ABC transporter permease — MKIKTLHKQILFYVGIATVWQIVFLTHVVPEQSLPSPIQVGQTLVKEASDGSLLYAVANSMWRLVTGLIIAIIGGMIIGIFMAKVETANQTMGSLILGLQSIPSVAWVPLALLWFGPTDAGVIFVTVAGALFAISINTHSGIKNIPPTYIAAARNMGASGLQLVTNVMIPAALPYLISGFKQGWAYAWRGVIAAEIIFSIAGLGFLLNTGKHDNNISQVSGILVIIMIIGILVDGFVFKKIEAKILARWGLSK, encoded by the coding sequence ATGAAAATAAAAACTCTCCATAAACAAATTTTGTTCTATGTCGGAATTGCTACAGTGTGGCAGATTGTATTTTTGACTCATGTAGTACCAGAACAATCCTTGCCTTCTCCAATACAAGTGGGACAGACATTGGTAAAAGAAGCATCTGATGGAAGTCTACTGTACGCAGTTGCAAATAGTATGTGGAGGCTTGTAACTGGATTGATTATTGCAATCATTGGTGGCATGATTATTGGAATATTCATGGCTAAGGTGGAAACAGCTAATCAAACCATGGGGTCTCTCATACTAGGTTTACAATCAATTCCTTCTGTTGCTTGGGTACCTCTTGCTCTTTTATGGTTTGGTCCAACTGATGCAGGTGTGATATTTGTTACTGTTGCAGGTGCTCTATTTGCAATTTCTATTAATACTCATTCTGGAATCAAAAATATTCCTCCTACATATATCGCAGCGGCTAGAAATATGGGGGCTAGTGGATTGCAACTTGTTACAAATGTTATGATTCCCGCAGCCCTTCCATATCTGATATCTGGTTTCAAACAAGGATGGGCTTATGCCTGGAGAGGTGTTATTGCAGCTGAAATCATATTTTCTATAGCCGGACTAGGATTTTTACTAAATACAGGAAAACATGACAATAACATATCTCAAGTATCTGGCATACTTGTCATTATAATGATCATTGGAATTCTAGTTGATGGATTTGTATTTAAAAAAATTGAAGCAAAAATTCTGGCACGCTGGGGACTGTCTAAATAA
- the lysX gene encoding lysine biosynthesis protein LysX — MPKVRIVFDRVRLEEKMLEQKAIELGHDTKMIDAKTTQFTTESKKNNYDFGDVVLERCVSYFRGLHFTAALEFLDIPVINRTEVANNCGNKMLTSLLLKKHNVPTPKTYFTFSSEAAIETLEKDGYPLVIKPIIGSWGRGVVPLRNRETADAIIEVRELNDGPLDRIYYLQEVVERPPRDIRAISVGDQLIAAMYRTSTGGFKTNIALGAEPIACEITKELEDICMKASKAVGGGILGIDVMEDEKRGFVVHEVNNTVEFKGLAKVAKRNIPKEMIDYAISYAKR; from the coding sequence ATGCCCAAAGTTCGAATCGTGTTCGATAGAGTAAGACTGGAGGAGAAGATGCTTGAACAAAAAGCAATAGAGCTTGGACACGATACGAAGATGATCGATGCTAAAACTACTCAATTTACCACTGAAAGTAAAAAAAATAATTATGACTTCGGAGATGTTGTTTTAGAAAGATGCGTCAGTTATTTTCGTGGTCTTCATTTTACAGCAGCCTTGGAGTTTTTAGACATACCAGTAATTAACAGGACGGAAGTTGCAAACAATTGCGGAAACAAGATGTTAACATCATTGTTGTTAAAAAAACACAACGTACCCACTCCAAAAACATACTTTACATTTTCATCTGAGGCTGCAATAGAGACATTGGAAAAAGATGGTTATCCCCTTGTGATAAAGCCAATCATAGGAAGTTGGGGAAGAGGTGTCGTGCCCCTTAGAAACAGAGAAACTGCAGATGCAATAATAGAGGTAAGAGAACTAAATGACGGACCATTGGACAGGATTTACTATTTACAAGAAGTTGTGGAACGTCCCCCAAGAGACATACGAGCCATATCAGTTGGAGATCAACTGATCGCGGCAATGTACAGAACATCCACAGGTGGCTTTAAGACAAACATTGCCCTTGGTGCAGAGCCAATTGCATGTGAAATTACAAAGGAATTAGAAGACATTTGTATGAAGGCATCCAAAGCAGTAGGAGGCGGAATATTGGGAATCGATGTGATGGAAGACGAAAAACGCGGATTTGTAGTACATGAAGTAAATAACACAGTAGAGTTCAAGGGGCTTGCGAAAGTTGCCAAAAGAAACATACCAAAAGAAATGATCGACTATGCAATAAGTTACGCCAAGCGATAA
- a CDS encoding ABC transporter ATP-binding protein, which produces MTKLQANNIVKHFDHNGNSVVALDGINLNVEEGDFVCIVGPSGCGKSTFLNIVAGLEKPDSGEILLNGTPISEPGPDRTMVFQEGALFPWLKVIDNVEFGLKMAGIPKDERREISQRYLDMMQLTKFADSYTYQLSTGMKQRVAIARALAMDPEILLMDEPFAALDSQTRDLLLVELQLIWERTKKTIIFVTHNISESVILGNKVEVFKNRPSKIKKEIVIDYRRPRLAEDENLQKYYHQILDELKSEVIARSKDDSK; this is translated from the coding sequence ATGACTAAACTTCAAGCCAACAATATTGTAAAACATTTTGATCATAATGGGAACTCTGTAGTTGCATTAGATGGTATAAATCTAAATGTCGAGGAAGGAGATTTCGTCTGCATAGTAGGTCCGTCTGGATGTGGAAAATCTACATTCTTGAATATTGTAGCAGGTCTTGAAAAACCAGATTCGGGAGAGATCTTACTAAATGGAACTCCTATATCAGAACCAGGTCCTGATAGGACGATGGTCTTTCAGGAAGGTGCGCTTTTTCCATGGCTCAAAGTCATTGACAATGTAGAATTTGGATTAAAGATGGCAGGAATCCCAAAAGATGAGCGCAGAGAAATATCTCAGAGGTATCTTGACATGATGCAGCTTACAAAATTTGCAGATTCGTATACGTATCAATTATCAACTGGGATGAAACAACGTGTTGCAATAGCCAGAGCGCTTGCAATGGATCCTGAAATTCTTTTGATGGATGAGCCTTTTGCAGCACTTGACTCTCAAACAAGGGACTTGTTGCTTGTTGAATTGCAATTGATCTGGGAGAGAACTAAAAAGACAATCATATTTGTTACACACAATATTTCAGAGTCTGTAATACTTGGCAACAAGGTTGAGGTATTCAAGAACCGACCATCAAAAATTAAAAAAGAGATTGTAATTGATTATAGAAGACCACGACTTGCAGAAGATGAGAATCTCCAAAAATACTATCATCAAATTCTTGACGAATTAAAAAGTGAAGTCATTGCAAGATCAAAAGATGATTCCAAATGA
- the lysW/argW gene encoding alpha-aminoadipate/glutamate carrier protein LysW, whose product MNCPECDAIIKIPDDASIGEIVSCPDCGADFEIASKNGGVCELKHAEKVGEDWGE is encoded by the coding sequence ATGAATTGTCCAGAATGTGATGCAATAATAAAAATTCCAGATGACGCAAGCATTGGGGAGATAGTCTCATGTCCTGATTGTGGGGCAGATTTTGAGATTGCTTCTAAGAACGGTGGTGTATGTGAATTAAAGCATGCTGAGAAAGTTGGCGAAGATTGGGGAGAGTAA
- a CDS encoding [LysW]-aminoadipate/[LysW]-glutamate kinase, which yields MITIKIGGSVVDGLHPTTIADIKKVSENEKLILVHGGGKEVTKISEALGKEQKFIVSPGGIKSRFTDKETVEIFTMVMSGKINKLIVGMLQKYGINAVGLSGIDGKIIQAERKKKLIVMNEKGRKMVIDGGYTGKIQNINTGLIHSILDQGYVPVISPIAISEESDFLNVDGDRAAAYVAGKMQSDKILFLTNVDGLLMEERLVEKLSLAEAKEMLPKIGFGMEKKILAATEALEMGVKEALVANGKKENPISAAIAHHNCTVISR from the coding sequence ATGATTACAATTAAGATAGGAGGAAGTGTGGTAGACGGTCTTCATCCCACTACAATAGCAGATATAAAAAAAGTCTCAGAGAATGAAAAACTCATTTTGGTGCACGGCGGAGGAAAAGAGGTAACTAAAATTTCAGAAGCATTGGGAAAAGAGCAGAAATTTATTGTGTCCCCAGGAGGAATCAAGAGTAGATTTACCGACAAAGAGACTGTAGAGATATTTACCATGGTTATGTCAGGAAAAATAAACAAATTGATTGTAGGCATGCTCCAAAAATATGGAATCAATGCTGTCGGCCTCTCTGGAATAGACGGCAAGATAATCCAAGCTGAACGAAAAAAGAAATTAATTGTGATGAATGAGAAGGGTCGCAAGATGGTAATAGATGGTGGTTATACTGGAAAAATACAAAATATCAATACAGGATTGATTCATTCCATATTAGACCAAGGATATGTTCCAGTGATATCTCCCATCGCAATAAGTGAAGAGAGTGATTTTCTCAATGTTGATGGGGACAGGGCAGCTGCATATGTAGCAGGCAAGATGCAGTCAGATAAGATATTATTTCTTACAAATGTAGATGGTTTGCTCATGGAAGAAAGGCTGGTTGAAAAACTGTCATTGGCAGAGGCAAAAGAGATGCTACCAAAGATTGGATTTGGCATGGAAAAAAAGATTCTTGCTGCAACAGAAGCATTAGAAATGGGCGTCAAGGAAGCACTTGTTGCAAACGGTAAAAAGGAAAACCCAATATCAGCGGCAATTGCTCATCATAACTGTACGGTGATATCAAGATGA
- a CDS encoding argininosuccinate synthase, with the protein MKGKAVLAFSGGLDTSVVIKYLQDKHNLDVITVTVDVGQEDNLKKISAKAKSLGVLKHYNIDARQEFVDSFIFSAIKANALYQKKYCLATALARPLIAQKVVEVAEKEGASALAHGCTGKGNDQVRFDVTYRSGSNLPIIAPIRDLNLTRDVELKYAQKHSIPIDTTAKRFSIDQNLWGRAIEGGDMEDAFSEPPDDAFIWVKTKNLPEKPQYLEIKFENGIPITADGKRMKSIELIKYINKKAGANGIGIVDHIEDRTVGIKSREVYETPGATCIIEAHTDLEKMVLTKHELKFKAMVDAEWSWLAYSGLWQDPLKSDLDMFINATQKRVSGTVKLKMFKGSLRVVGRKSEYSLYSHDLATYGAGSTFDQTLGKGFVELWGLQSTEANKLLKKR; encoded by the coding sequence ATGAAAGGAAAAGCAGTTCTAGCTTTCTCTGGAGGACTTGATACTTCGGTTGTGATAAAATATCTCCAAGACAAACACAATCTTGATGTTATTACAGTCACAGTAGATGTAGGCCAAGAAGATAACCTCAAAAAGATTTCAGCCAAGGCGAAAAGTCTTGGAGTTTTAAAACATTACAACATTGATGCGCGACAAGAGTTTGTAGACAGTTTTATTTTTTCAGCCATCAAGGCAAACGCTTTGTACCAAAAAAAATATTGCCTTGCAACTGCACTTGCACGCCCATTGATTGCACAAAAAGTAGTAGAAGTTGCAGAAAAAGAAGGCGCATCAGCACTTGCACATGGTTGTACAGGAAAAGGAAATGATCAAGTAAGATTTGATGTCACGTATCGTTCAGGCTCTAATCTTCCAATCATTGCACCAATACGTGATCTCAATCTCACGCGAGATGTCGAATTGAAATATGCACAAAAACACAGCATACCAATCGATACCACAGCAAAAAGATTCAGTATTGATCAAAACTTGTGGGGAAGGGCAATTGAAGGTGGTGATATGGAAGACGCATTTTCAGAGCCACCTGATGATGCATTTATCTGGGTCAAGACAAAAAATTTGCCAGAGAAACCACAATATTTAGAAATAAAATTTGAAAATGGAATACCCATCACAGCAGATGGGAAGCGTATGAAATCAATTGAACTAATCAAATACATCAACAAAAAAGCAGGCGCAAACGGAATAGGGATTGTAGACCACATCGAAGACAGAACAGTAGGCATAAAATCAAGGGAAGTCTACGAGACACCTGGTGCCACATGCATTATTGAGGCACATACTGATCTTGAAAAAATGGTTTTGACAAAACACGAATTAAAGTTCAAGGCCATGGTTGATGCGGAATGGTCGTGGCTTGCATATTCTGGACTGTGGCAAGATCCACTAAAGTCAGATTTAGATATGTTTATCAATGCTACACAAAAGAGGGTTAGCGGAACTGTCAAGCTCAAAATGTTCAAAGGAAGTCTCAGAGTTGTTGGAAGAAAATCAGAATATTCATTGTATAGCCATGATCTGGCAACATATGGAGCTGGTTCAACTTTCGATCAGACTCTTGGAAAAGGATTCGTTGAGCTATGGGGACTTCAATCAACAGAAGCTAATAAATTACTAAAAAAGAGGTGA
- a CDS encoding aspartate aminotransferase family protein has protein sequence MTEDQFMGNIYQRFPVTIERGLGAHVWDASGKEYLDCMGGYGVALVGHCNPRVVKAIKNQLDKIITVHSSLYNKTREEFLEKLIKIAPKNLSQVYLNNSGTEAVEAAIKFARKFTGKKKMVAMNGSYHGKSLGALSVTFNQKYRKAFEPLVDSVSFSSFGDIEALRNTVDSDTAMVIMEPIQGESGINVAPDGFLQQVRKLCDEKGIVLVFDEIQAGLGRTGKMWASQHWDTVPDIMCLAKGIAGGVPMGATLVRPDILASINKGEQSSTFGGNPLSCAAGIGAIDALVEDKLVENADKNGRIFREGLERLKEKHKIIREIRGKGLMIGVEMKFEVKDILFDGIANNLLLLYSGKNILRLLPPLVISESDVNKALETLDVILTKEEQRRNV, from the coding sequence ATGACAGAAGATCAATTCATGGGAAATATCTATCAGAGATTTCCTGTAACAATAGAACGTGGACTAGGAGCTCATGTATGGGATGCAAGTGGAAAGGAATATCTGGATTGCATGGGTGGCTATGGCGTTGCATTGGTTGGCCACTGCAATCCCAGAGTAGTAAAGGCAATAAAAAATCAACTCGATAAAATAATCACAGTACATAGTTCACTTTACAACAAGACGCGAGAAGAATTTCTTGAAAAATTAATAAAAATTGCACCAAAGAATCTAAGTCAGGTATACCTAAACAACAGCGGAACGGAAGCAGTAGAAGCTGCAATCAAGTTTGCACGCAAGTTTACAGGAAAGAAAAAAATGGTTGCAATGAACGGTTCATACCATGGAAAATCACTTGGTGCACTGTCAGTTACATTCAATCAAAAGTACAGAAAGGCCTTCGAACCTCTTGTTGACTCGGTAAGTTTTTCATCATTTGGCGATATCGAAGCATTGCGAAATACAGTGGATTCTGACACAGCAATGGTGATCATGGAGCCAATCCAAGGAGAAAGTGGAATCAATGTTGCCCCAGATGGATTTCTACAACAAGTCAGAAAATTATGTGATGAAAAGGGAATTGTTCTGGTATTTGACGAAATTCAGGCAGGTCTTGGAAGGACTGGAAAGATGTGGGCAAGTCAACATTGGGACACAGTACCAGACATAATGTGTCTTGCGAAGGGCATTGCAGGAGGCGTACCAATGGGTGCAACCCTAGTAAGACCAGACATCTTGGCTTCGATTAACAAGGGAGAGCAATCTTCTACATTTGGCGGCAACCCATTATCATGTGCGGCAGGAATTGGGGCAATTGATGCACTTGTAGAAGACAAGCTAGTTGAAAATGCAGACAAGAATGGAAGGATATTCAGAGAAGGTTTAGAGAGACTGAAAGAAAAACACAAGATTATCAGAGAGATAAGAGGTAAGGGCCTGATGATTGGTGTTGAAATGAAGTTTGAAGTAAAGGACATATTATTTGATGGAATTGCAAATAATCTACTCTTGCTTTATTCCGGCAAGAACATACTCCGATTATTACCTCCTCTAGTCATATCAGAGTCTGACGTAAACAAAGCTTTAGAAACTCTAGATGTAATACTAACAAAGGAGGAACAGCGAAGAAATGTCTAG